The Myroides fluvii region TCAAAAAGCCCTTTAATTCCCAATTTCCCTAGCCAAGTTAATTTTTGATGGGGTTTGTATACTTGAATAATTGGAGAAAAATGCATATTTTGAATATGTACTTTTAGTTTGTGTCCAGGAGCCGCGGTACCTTTAATCTTAGTAATAAAGGGATTCCATTTTTTGTAATTTTCAAAATCGATTAATGCATTCCAAATGGTTTCCGCATTGGCGTTAATTTCTATTTGTGTAACTAGTTTCATATCATCTTATTTTTCACAAATATCATCGCTTTCTATGGAAAGACTCTTGATATACATCAAGAAAGTGAATTAGAACTGTTTTCGTCTCAGTCTACTCAGTGTTTCGGGGGTCATGCCGAGTAAAGAGGCAATGTATTGATGTGGTACTTGATTGAATAAAAAAGCGTAATCTCTACAAAAAGTACGGTAACGTTCTTCGCTGTTTTGAGCTAAGAATTGAAAGATGCGTTGTTCCATTTGGTTGAAACAATGAGCGATGAAGTTTTTTTCTTTGGCGTGCCAATTCGTTATTTTACGTTGTAAATGCGGATAGTCTTCTTTGGACACCGCAACTAAGGATACCTCCGTTAAGGTAGTTAAATTCCATGTTGCGGGTTGATGAAACAACCAAGAAGATAGATCAGTAATGAAAGATCCAGGAGAACTAATCCATTGGGTAATTTCTTTCCCTTCAAAGTCAGCGTGAATGCGGACGCAACCTTCAGTAAGAAAAAAAAGCTGATTTGCTTCTTTTCCTGCTTCGAGTAAAGAAGTGTTTTTCTTGTAGGTGTGTGGAACGAAATGATTGACTGCTTCTTTGGCTTCAATATCAGTTAATTGAAGAATGAACTGTAGCGAGGTTTCTAATGACATAAAAAAAAATTGTCCTTTTGATTAAAAGGACAATTTACGATTATTCAGTTGCTTTCGCTTCTTCTTTTTTTCTCTCTTGAATAAAATCATTCAGATTTTTGGCGTACTTGTGATTGAGCACTTCTGGTGTTAATGAACTATAGATGGTATCCAAGTATTTGATGTTGCGGTCATAGAGCTCAGTCAATGCAATATAAGGAGCAATGTCAGCATTTTTGTTGTTTAAAGCAAAGTTGATTGCATTTAAGTACAAACGACCAGTCAGTTTTTTATTTACCTCCTGTAAGCTATCTAATTTCGCTTGATTATTGCTTTTTTGAGCTTCAAATAAAGCAACGTACAAATCGTTTTGGCGATCTGTAATCAGCGCTCTTGATTTTAGGTACTCTTTGTAGAGTTCATTGTTTTGAGATCCTTTTACTTTTGCGTCTTTGTAAAAGTTTTTCAAGGTAGTTTCAATGGTCATTACGCCTGGTTCAGCAAAGAAAGCCAATTGATTATCAATAGAATTACTGTGTCCGCGATCCAAAGAAAGGAAAAGCATTTCGGGTGACTCTAAATGGTGTTTAAAGGTAAAATCTGCTGATTTACCATCAAAAATAACAGAATCAAGGGCAACAAAAGTAGTATCTTGAACATGGTAGAGATATACTTTTCCTTGTTTTAAACCGTCAATTTTTCCTGTAATGGTTAAATTATCAGTTCTTTTTGCATCTTTGTCACAAGAAGTAAGAAGCGAAGCGCCTAAGATAAAGGCAAGACCAATATATTTTTTCATTCTATTATTTTATTTAAATAAATCTAACCCTGGGATATTTGGCATGCCATCTTTGGCTGCCGCAGCTAATTCAGCTTCGTGAATAGCAGTTGCTTTTTCAATTGCTCTGTTTACTACCATAACAAGATAGTCTTCCAATTGCTCTTTATCGTCCATTAACTCATCTGCAATGGATATAGAACGAATCGTTCTGTTTGCCGTCAAAGTCACTTGTAGTAGTTCATCACTACTTTTTTCATCAATTAGAATGGTGTCCAATCTCTTTTTTGTTTCTTCAATTTTAGCTTGGGTTTCTTGTAATTTACCCATCATTCCCATTAAGTCGCCAAACATACTAGTATACATTAAAATTTAGTGTGACAAAAATAGCATATTCTTTTCAAGTTTTGTTCATGATGTCGATAAAGACCTTAACTAATTTTGTTCTATATTCCCATTGAAATTAATTTACATTAAGAATTAGCGGATTTATAATCCGTATTTTTGACTGTATAATATTCGTTAATACTGAAAAAGATGAAAGAAGAATTTTTAGCCTTAGCTGTGCATCAAAATACAACCAATCACAGATTTGAATTAACTGTTGATGGATATACTGCTTTTATTGATTACAAAGAAGATAGTCAACGCATTCACTTGCTTCATACCGAAAGTCCAGAGGAACTTGCTGGTCGTGGGGTGGCAACTGCCTTAATTGAAAAAGCACTTTTATATATTGAAGAACACAAGAAAACAGTGATGCCTTTTTGTCCATTAGTGTTTGCTTATATAAAAAAACATCCAGCATGGAAGAGGTTAGTAGATCTTAGTTTTCCTGCTTATAATAAATTGTAATTCAAGAAGAAATGAAAAAGAAAATAATTGGATTTGGAGCTAGTATTTCAACTACCTCAATTAACAAAGAATTTGCGGCATATGCGTTGGGCTTTTTTCCAGAGTATGAAGTTGAATTAGTAGACTTAAACGACTATGAAGTACCCGTTTTTTCTGTGGATTGTGAAAGAGAGAACTGCCCAGAAAGAGCCAAAGCTTTTTTAGCTAAATTACAAGAAGCGGATGTACTTGTTTGCTCTATGGCAGAACACAATAGAAATTGGACGGTTGGTTTTAAAAACTTATTCGATTGGTGTTCGCGGTTGGATTTGAAATTACTTCAAAATAAACCCATGTTGCTTTTGTCTACTTCGCCAGGCGGTTATGGTGCTCAAAACTCCATGAATATCGCTAAGACTATTTTTCCCGCTTTTGGAGGAAATGTTTTAACCACATTTGCGTTGCCCAAATTTCATGAGAACTATGATCGTATACACGGAATTCAAAATGAAGTAGTATTAGCGGATTTTAAAAATCAGGTTGAGGAATTTAAAAATCAACTAAACAAATAAAATTGGTACAAAAAAGAGATAGAGAAATAACTATCTCTTTTTTTTGTTAGTAAGCTGTTAAAAGTTCATACATAGCCCAAAAAGTATGAATATCTTTGAGTGAAATACATGTAAAATTCAACGTTATAATCTATGTCTCAAACCCCTGAAATTCCTGTTATCTTTGACTTTACTAAAGAGTATGTCTTAGAAAATGACCGTGTAAAACTCATTCCCCTAAGCGAAAAGCACCTCGCTGATTTACTGTATTACGCATTAAATGAATCTGATATTTGGTTTTTTTCTTCTGATAAGCCAACGGACAATGAAAATATGATTAAGTATGTGAAGGCCGCTTTAGCGATGCGCATGGAAAAGCAAGGGTATGCTTTTGTGATATGGGATAAGCAACAACAGAAATTTGTTGGGTCTACGCGTTACTATCGCGTAGATGTTCGCAATAAGGTAAGTACAATTGGGTATACATGGTATAGTAAATCGGCTCAAGGAACAGGAGTGAATAAGAATTGTAAATACTTGTTGTTTGAGTTTTTATTTGAGAAGCTTGGCTTTGAGCGTGTAGAATTTGAAGCAGACAGTGAAAATCACCGCAGTATAGCGGCTATTCTCAGTTTAGGTTGCAAGCAAGAAGGTGTTTTGCGAAAAAATAAAATTAGAACAGATGGCACACGTCGAGATAGTGCAGTTTTTGGTCTATTGCGAGAGGAATGGCTCATTTCTGCTAAAGAAAGACTACAGGCAAAACTGTAATCCATTCCCTAGATTAAACTCCTCAAACTAAAGGGCTAAATCTTGGTCTTCCCCATGAAAAACCCGTATTTTTGTATTTTAAATAAAAGAAATGAACGAATCTATTCTAGCTCCTATAGCTAAAAAAATACCACATGAACTAAAAGCGCATAACCAGATGCGTATCGATAATTACTTTTGGTTGAATGACAGAGAAGACAAAGAAGTATTGGCCTATTTAGAAGCTGAAAAAGCATACTATCAAGCGTCAACAGCGCATACTAAAGTACTGCAAGAGTCTTTGTTTACTGAAATGAAAAATAGAATCAAAGAAGACGATTCATCAGTACCTTATTTTTACAATGGCTACTATTATATTACTCGTTTTGAGCAAGGGAAAGATTACCCGATTCACTCGCGTAAAAAAGGAAGTCTAGAGGCGATAGAGGAAGTTTTGTTTGACTGTAATGAAATGGCGGAACCTTATGCTTATTTTCACCTGAGAGGAATTACGGTTTCTGAGGATAACCAATGGGTAGCCTATGGTGTAGATACCGTTTCTCGAAGAGAATATACGCTTTATGTGAAGAACTTAGCCACCGGAGAAATTTTGGATTTTGCTATTAGCAATACAACAGGAGCTTCTACTTGGGCAAGCGATAATAAAACACTATTTTATTCTCGTAAAGATGCAGTAACCTTGCGTTCAGATAAAATCTACAAACACGTGATTGGCACTCCTTTGGAAGAGGATGCTTTAGTTTATCACGAAACAGATGACACCTTCGATACGTTTATCTACAAAGAGAAATCGAGAAAGTTCTTGGTAATTGGA contains the following coding sequences:
- a CDS encoding DUF4369 domain-containing protein — protein: MKKYIGLAFILGASLLTSCDKDAKRTDNLTITGKIDGLKQGKVYLYHVQDTTFVALDSVIFDGKSADFTFKHHLESPEMLFLSLDRGHSNSIDNQLAFFAEPGVMTIETTLKNFYKDAKVKGSQNNELYKEYLKSRALITDRQNDLYVALFEAQKSNNQAKLDSLQEVNKKLTGRLYLNAINFALNNKNADIAPYIALTELYDRNIKYLDTIYSSLTPEVLNHKYAKNLNDFIQERKKEEAKATE
- a CDS encoding SRPBCC domain-containing protein, whose product is MKLVTQIEINANAETIWNALIDFENYKKWNPFITKIKGTAAPGHKLKVHIQNMHFSPIIQVYKPHQKLTWLGKLGIKGLFDGYHYFEIVPIDEHKCLFIQGENFSGLLVPLLKKKLKKETLPGFILMNCSLKEYVE
- a CDS encoding GNAT family N-acetyltransferase, which translates into the protein MSQTPEIPVIFDFTKEYVLENDRVKLIPLSEKHLADLLYYALNESDIWFFSSDKPTDNENMIKYVKAALAMRMEKQGYAFVIWDKQQQKFVGSTRYYRVDVRNKVSTIGYTWYSKSAQGTGVNKNCKYLLFEFLFEKLGFERVEFEADSENHRSIAAILSLGCKQEGVLRKNKIRTDGTRRDSAVFGLLREEWLISAKERLQAKL
- a CDS encoding Crp/Fnr family transcriptional regulator, which codes for MSLETSLQFILQLTDIEAKEAVNHFVPHTYKKNTSLLEAGKEANQLFFLTEGCVRIHADFEGKEITQWISSPGSFITDLSSWLFHQPATWNLTTLTEVSLVAVSKEDYPHLQRKITNWHAKEKNFIAHCFNQMEQRIFQFLAQNSEERYRTFCRDYAFLFNQVPHQYIASLLGMTPETLSRLRRKQF
- a CDS encoding GNAT family N-acetyltransferase produces the protein MKEEFLALAVHQNTTNHRFELTVDGYTAFIDYKEDSQRIHLLHTESPEELAGRGVATALIEKALLYIEEHKKTVMPFCPLVFAYIKKHPAWKRLVDLSFPAYNKL
- a CDS encoding NADPH-dependent FMN reductase, with translation MKKKIIGFGASISTTSINKEFAAYALGFFPEYEVELVDLNDYEVPVFSVDCERENCPERAKAFLAKLQEADVLVCSMAEHNRNWTVGFKNLFDWCSRLDLKLLQNKPMLLLSTSPGGYGAQNSMNIAKTIFPAFGGNVLTTFALPKFHENYDRIHGIQNEVVLADFKNQVEEFKNQLNK
- a CDS encoding YbaB/EbfC family nucleoid-associated protein, with product MFGDLMGMMGKLQETQAKIEETKKRLDTILIDEKSSDELLQVTLTANRTIRSISIADELMDDKEQLEDYLVMVVNRAIEKATAIHEAELAAAAKDGMPNIPGLDLFK